One window of the Parasphingopyxis algicola genome contains the following:
- a CDS encoding SDR family NAD(P)-dependent oxidoreductase, whose amino-acid sequence MDLGLAGKKVIMNGGAHGLGLASLRHFAAEGADVAFFSRKEDKIEAAKQEIDAAGSGKVHGEVFDINGGADAYKDWLAKAADTLGGCDIFVHTASSSGTGGTADWQQGLDMDIMGAVNGVETLTPQLAESDAGSVVLMSSTAALETFIAPQAFNALKAALITYGSQLSQALAPQGVRVNCVSPGAIEYPGGNWEMIKGAMPELYEGTLAKMPMGRFGEPEEVAKAIVFVASPACPYMTGANIVIDGGFTQRVQF is encoded by the coding sequence ATGGATCTCGGACTGGCAGGCAAGAAAGTCATCATGAACGGCGGCGCGCACGGCCTCGGTCTCGCGTCGCTCCGGCATTTCGCGGCCGAGGGCGCGGACGTCGCCTTTTTCTCGCGCAAGGAAGACAAGATCGAGGCGGCGAAGCAGGAGATCGACGCTGCCGGTTCCGGCAAGGTCCATGGCGAGGTCTTCGACATCAACGGCGGCGCGGACGCCTATAAGGACTGGCTGGCCAAGGCGGCCGACACGCTGGGCGGATGCGATATCTTCGTGCACACGGCGAGTTCTTCGGGCACGGGCGGTACGGCCGACTGGCAGCAGGGCCTCGACATGGACATCATGGGCGCGGTCAACGGCGTCGAAACGCTCACGCCGCAACTCGCCGAATCCGATGCCGGCTCGGTCGTCTTAATGTCGTCGACCGCCGCGCTCGAGACCTTTATCGCGCCGCAGGCTTTCAACGCGCTCAAAGCGGCGCTCATCACCTATGGCTCGCAACTCAGTCAGGCGCTCGCGCCGCAGGGCGTCCGGGTCAATTGCGTCTCGCCGGGCGCGATCGAATATCCGGGCGGCAATTGGGAGATGATCAAGGGTGCGATGCCGGAGCTCTATGAAGGCACGCTCGCCAAGATGCCGATGGGCCGGTTCGGCGAACCCGAGGAAGTGGCGAAAGCCATCGTCTTCGTCGCGTCGCCCGCCTGCCCCTATATGACCGGCGCCAATATCGTGATCGACGGCGGCTTCACCCAGCGTGTCCAGTTCTAG
- a CDS encoding sulfatase produces MRKMLLVMLAIVVIGGGFAWYNRQAIILYFVANTGKEAVAAHRAISWAAGPEDAEAPPAERPPNIVFILADDLGINDISTFGGGVAGGSVPTPNIDRLAADGMIFEQAYSGTASCAPSRAMLMTGRYPTRTGFEFTPTPDGMGRMVNLLSDTDRSGLPPLEWDSAQAEAAPPYAEQGLPGSEITIAEVLGEAGYHTVHIGKWHLGRGAEFDPNAQGFDESLLMASGLFLPEEHPDVVNARLDFDPIDRFLWARMQFAASFNGSEWFEPGGYLTDWWTDEAISVIRANRNRPFFLYLAHWGVHTPLQATRADYEAVGDIEPRRERVYAAMVRALDRSVGDIMDELEAQGLADNTIIVFSSDNGGAGYIGLPDINAPFRGWKLTFFEGGIRVPLFIRWPARIAAGSRSDTAVAHIDLMPTLAAAAGAALPEGVTIDGVDLLPLSGAPERPGDAIFWQSGYYRAVRQGDWKLQVSERPGREWLFNLAEDPTEQTDLAQRHTDRVAAMRALLDRHREGRRPPLYPYTLEAPIAVDRTLADRVGSQAEVIYWPN; encoded by the coding sequence ATGCGGAAAATGCTGCTTGTGATGCTTGCCATCGTCGTGATCGGCGGCGGCTTCGCCTGGTACAACCGCCAAGCCATCATCCTCTATTTCGTCGCGAACACCGGCAAAGAGGCGGTGGCAGCCCACCGTGCCATTTCCTGGGCGGCCGGCCCCGAAGACGCCGAAGCGCCGCCGGCCGAGCGCCCGCCCAATATCGTCTTTATCCTCGCCGACGATCTCGGGATCAACGACATCTCCACGTTCGGCGGCGGCGTCGCGGGCGGAAGTGTGCCGACACCGAATATCGACCGGCTGGCCGCGGACGGCATGATCTTCGAACAGGCCTATTCGGGCACCGCCAGTTGCGCGCCGAGCCGCGCGATGCTGATGACGGGCCGCTATCCGACACGCACCGGATTCGAGTTCACGCCGACACCCGACGGCATGGGCCGGATGGTCAATTTGCTGTCCGACACGGATCGTTCCGGTTTGCCGCCGCTGGAATGGGACAGCGCGCAGGCCGAAGCCGCCCCGCCTTATGCCGAGCAGGGCCTGCCGGGTTCGGAAATCACCATCGCCGAAGTGCTGGGCGAGGCCGGCTATCACACCGTCCATATCGGAAAATGGCATCTGGGACGGGGCGCGGAATTCGATCCCAACGCGCAGGGGTTCGACGAGAGCCTGTTGATGGCAAGCGGCTTGTTCCTGCCCGAAGAGCATCCCGACGTCGTCAATGCCCGGCTCGATTTCGATCCGATCGACCGGTTTCTCTGGGCGCGCATGCAATTTGCGGCGAGCTTTAACGGCAGCGAATGGTTCGAGCCCGGCGGCTATCTCACCGATTGGTGGACCGACGAAGCGATCAGCGTCATCCGCGCCAACCGCAACCGGCCCTTCTTCCTGTATCTCGCGCATTGGGGCGTCCACACGCCACTTCAGGCGACGCGCGCGGATTATGAAGCGGTCGGCGATATCGAGCCACGCCGGGAGCGAGTTTACGCCGCCATGGTCCGCGCGCTCGACCGCAGCGTCGGGGACATTATGGACGAGCTCGAGGCGCAGGGGCTCGCGGACAATACGATCATCGTCTTTTCGAGCGACAATGGCGGCGCTGGCTATATCGGCCTGCCCGATATCAACGCCCCCTTTCGGGGTTGGAAACTGACCTTTTTCGAGGGCGGGATCCGCGTTCCCCTATTTATCCGCTGGCCCGCGCGGATCGCGGCTGGAAGCCGCAGCGACACGGCGGTCGCGCATATCGATCTGATGCCGACGCTGGCAGCTGCGGCGGGAGCGGCCCTGCCCGAAGGCGTCACAATCGACGGCGTCGACCTGTTACCGCTGTCAGGTGCGCCCGAAAGGCCAGGCGATGCGATATTCTGGCAGAGCGGCTATTATCGGGCCGTGCGGCAGGGCGACTGGAAATTGCAGGTCAGCGAGCGCCCGGGGCGGGAATGGCTTTTCAATCTCGCCGAGGACCCGACTGAACAGACCGATCTCGCGCAACGGCATACCGACCGCGTTGCCGCAATGCGGGCACTGCTCGACCGGCACCGGGAAGGGCGGCGTCCGCCCCTCTATCCTTATACCCTCGAAGCGCCGATCGCAGTGGACCGGACACTGGCCGACCGCGTGGGCAGTCAGGCTGAAGTGATATATTGGCCGAACTGA
- a CDS encoding biotin/lipoyl-containing protein has translation MATEIRIPKLGMSATEMTLTEWMYADGDAVEKGDVIYTVETDKSTTEIEAQAAGTIRTTGEEGQVYKVGDLIGSIE, from the coding sequence ATGGCGACGGAAATCCGCATTCCCAAGCTCGGAATGAGTGCCACCGAGATGACGCTGACCGAATGGATGTATGCCGATGGCGATGCTGTCGAAAAGGGCGATGTCATCTACACGGTCGAAACCGACAAGAGCACGACCGAGATCGAGGCCCAGGCCGCGGGCACGATCCGCACAACGGGAGAGGAAGGCCAAGTCTACAAGGTCGGCGACCTGATCGGCTCGATCGAGTGA
- a CDS encoding SDR family oxidoreductase has protein sequence MTASGIRNVLVLGAPADQGIPLVGALKAAGFAPTAGVRRADAMAGTLFPDLPVVAADIVDVGSLEAAMAGQDALAMHLPFEFDRERAAGFGRNIAEAAKRAGLRKIVFNTSCFVADRDLGLSAHDGRRDIERVIVDSGIPYVFIEPVVFMDNIVRPWSKPSIVARGIFAYPAADDLKISWISLADVAAFMVAALGTDAADGCHVAVGGPEALTGHEVAEKLAVAAGKPVRFQSLTPDEFAARMSELVTGSRDVAPHSIYDGMAQFYRWYNAQPISPLVVDPEAFTALLPVPLTPFSEWAARQDWSKPV, from the coding sequence ATGACGGCAAGCGGCATCCGGAATGTGCTGGTTCTCGGCGCGCCGGCCGATCAGGGCATACCGCTTGTCGGCGCCCTGAAAGCCGCTGGTTTCGCGCCGACGGCGGGCGTGCGCCGTGCCGATGCGATGGCGGGTACGCTCTTTCCCGACCTGCCGGTCGTGGCCGCCGATATCGTGGATGTCGGTTCTCTCGAAGCGGCGATGGCGGGGCAAGACGCTCTCGCGATGCACCTGCCCTTCGAGTTCGATCGCGAACGGGCGGCGGGCTTCGGCCGCAATATCGCGGAAGCGGCGAAACGCGCGGGGCTCAGGAAAATCGTTTTCAACACGAGCTGTTTCGTTGCCGATCGCGATCTCGGCCTGTCGGCGCATGACGGCCGGAGGGATATCGAACGTGTGATCGTCGATAGCGGTATCCCGTACGTGTTTATCGAGCCGGTTGTTTTCATGGACAATATCGTTCGCCCATGGAGCAAACCGTCGATCGTCGCGCGCGGCATATTCGCCTATCCGGCCGCCGACGATCTCAAGATCAGCTGGATCAGCCTCGCCGATGTCGCGGCTTTCATGGTTGCGGCGCTCGGCACGGATGCCGCCGACGGATGCCATGTCGCGGTCGGCGGGCCCGAGGCGCTGACCGGGCATGAGGTTGCGGAGAAGCTAGCGGTGGCAGCGGGAAAGCCGGTCCGCTTCCAGAGTCTCACGCCAGACGAGTTCGCCGCCCGGATGAGCGAGCTCGTCACCGGCTCTCGCGATGTCGCGCCGCACAGCATTTATGACGGGATGGCGCAATTTTACCGCTGGTATAACGCGCAGCCGATATCGCCGCTGGTGGTCGATCCCGAAGCGTTTACAGCCCTGCTGCCCGTCCCGCTGACACCATTTTCTGAATGGGCAGCAAGGCAGGACTGGTCGAAACCCGTCTAG
- a CDS encoding alpha-ketoacid dehydrogenase subunit beta: protein MSGQITMTEGLNQALDEAMAADDGVFCLGEDVSAKQGGGVFKITAGLTEKYGENRVRATPISETAIMGAAVGAAIAGQRPVAEIMLMNFVGVCMDQIVNHAAKLRFMSGGQTNVPLVIRTTTGVGVGFGGQHSDMLEAWFAHVAGIKVVTPSNAADAKGLLRASIDCNDPVLFIENILCYGLQSDDPGKDYRVPLGKAAIAREGTDVSLITYGRTVLDALGIAEELDKEGISVEVVDLRTIAPYDEETVLASVRKTGRAVTLHEAVKPFGTGAEISANIHEKLFNELRAPVQRVGGAFSAVPFVAALEQAWIPTKDEIVGAIKAAMDWKQ, encoded by the coding sequence ATGAGCGGCCAGATCACGATGACCGAGGGCCTGAACCAGGCGCTCGACGAAGCAATGGCCGCCGATGATGGCGTATTCTGTCTCGGCGAAGATGTGTCCGCCAAGCAGGGCGGGGGTGTCTTCAAGATCACCGCTGGTCTCACCGAAAAATATGGCGAGAACCGCGTCCGCGCGACGCCGATCTCCGAGACCGCGATCATGGGCGCGGCGGTTGGCGCAGCGATCGCGGGTCAGCGACCGGTCGCCGAGATCATGCTCATGAATTTCGTCGGCGTGTGCATGGACCAGATCGTCAACCATGCGGCGAAACTGCGCTTCATGTCTGGCGGGCAGACCAATGTGCCGCTCGTTATCCGCACGACGACCGGCGTCGGCGTCGGGTTCGGCGGCCAGCATTCGGACATGCTCGAAGCCTGGTTCGCCCATGTTGCGGGGATCAAGGTCGTCACGCCGTCCAATGCCGCGGATGCCAAGGGCCTGTTGCGCGCTTCGATCGACTGTAACGATCCGGTGCTCTTTATCGAGAATATCCTCTGTTACGGCCTGCAGTCGGACGATCCGGGCAAGGATTACCGGGTGCCGCTCGGCAAGGCGGCCATCGCCCGCGAAGGTACGGACGTATCGCTGATCACCTATGGCCGCACCGTCCTCGATGCACTCGGCATCGCCGAGGAGCTCGACAAGGAAGGGATTTCGGTCGAGGTCGTCGATCTGAGGACGATCGCGCCCTATGACGAGGAAACGGTGCTGGCCTCGGTCCGCAAGACGGGCCGCGCGGTAACCCTGCATGAGGCCGTGAAGCCGTTCGGGACGGGTGCCGAGATCTCCGCGAATATCCACGAAAAGCTTTTCAACGAGCTGAGGGCGCCGGTGCAGCGCGTCGGCGGCGCATTTTCCGCCGTGCCTTTCGTCGCGGCGCTCGAACAGGCCTGGATCCCGACCAAGGACGAGATTGTCGGGGCCATCAAGGCTGCCATGGACTGGAAACAATAG
- a CDS encoding SDR family NAD(P)-dependent oxidoreductase, with protein sequence MPDTPFDLSGRVALVTGASSGLGAGFARLLARAGAKVVLGARRKDRLEALADEIGEAALAVEMDVANEASMIAAYDAAEAAFGTVDAIVANAGMSNDALALAMEVEAFDAAMAVNLRGAFLTAREGAKRLIAAERDNGRIVLISSITAFEPSPGLSAYAASKAGVSQLGKTLAREWLNKGINVNMVLPGYIRTELNQDWFDSAGGQKQIARFNRRRLMPQEGLDAMLLYLCADESAYVTGAEFVMDDGQTL encoded by the coding sequence ATGCCCGACACTCCCTTCGATCTCAGCGGCCGCGTCGCGCTCGTTACCGGCGCTTCGTCCGGTCTCGGCGCGGGCTTCGCAAGGCTGCTCGCGCGGGCCGGTGCGAAAGTGGTGCTCGGTGCGCGGCGCAAGGACCGGCTTGAGGCTCTCGCCGACGAGATCGGCGAGGCCGCGTTGGCAGTAGAGATGGACGTGGCCAACGAAGCGTCGATGATCGCCGCCTATGACGCCGCCGAGGCTGCGTTCGGAACCGTGGACGCCATCGTCGCCAATGCCGGGATGAGCAACGACGCTCTCGCGCTTGCCATGGAGGTCGAGGCGTTCGACGCCGCCATGGCGGTCAATCTGCGCGGCGCTTTCCTGACGGCGCGCGAGGGCGCGAAACGGCTGATCGCGGCGGAGCGCGACAATGGACGGATCGTGTTGATCTCATCGATCACCGCGTTCGAACCCTCGCCCGGGCTCTCCGCCTATGCGGCAAGCAAGGCCGGCGTGTCTCAGCTCGGCAAGACGCTGGCGCGCGAATGGCTCAACAAGGGGATTAATGTGAACATGGTCCTGCCCGGCTATATCCGGACCGAGCTCAATCAGGACTGGTTCGACAGCGCGGGAGGCCAGAAGCAGATAGCGCGCTTCAACCGCCGCCGACTGATGCCGCAGGAAGGGCTCGACGCCATGCTGCTATATCTGTGCGCCGACGAGAGTGCCTATGTGACGGGCGCCGAGTTCGTCATGGACGACGGACAGACGCTCTAG
- a CDS encoding response regulator — protein MTDTARRVFIVEDEIMVAFEMVDLVEDLGFEIVGPSIHLDDAKAIAKEQEIDIAFLDVNLGSGKTSRPVAKALRERGIPFVFITAYDRDQIDFLEPGDVVLKKPLSGDTLARTLADADLNKARSD, from the coding sequence ATGACTGATACAGCGCGACGCGTATTCATTGTCGAAGACGAAATCATGGTCGCATTTGAAATGGTGGATCTGGTCGAAGATCTGGGCTTCGAGATTGTCGGTCCCAGCATCCATCTGGACGACGCAAAGGCAATCGCGAAGGAGCAGGAGATCGACATCGCGTTTCTCGATGTCAATCTCGGTTCGGGCAAGACATCCCGGCCGGTCGCGAAGGCTTTGCGGGAACGCGGCATCCCCTTCGTTTTCATTACTGCTTATGACCGCGATCAGATCGATTTTCTGGAACCGGGTGACGTGGTGCTCAAAAAACCGTTGTCGGGAGATACTCTGGCCCGCACGCTGGCCGACGCCGATTTGAACAAAGCGCGTTCCGATTGA
- a CDS encoding nuclear transport factor 2 family protein: protein MTPVEIVTAVFTHAGRGEWDKIEPHFSEDLVIHEPPSLPYGGEWRGKDALRRLYAEVMTYWEDPEVVVESIVGGEEWAVAILQFSMTSKATGERFTQPMVEATRVENGKAVEIRIHYFDAAEVKRQAGG, encoded by the coding sequence GTGACCCCTGTCGAGATCGTCACGGCCGTCTTCACCCATGCGGGCCGGGGCGAATGGGACAAGATCGAGCCGCATTTTTCGGAGGATCTCGTTATCCATGAGCCGCCATCGCTGCCCTATGGCGGCGAATGGCGGGGTAAAGACGCGTTGCGGCGACTCTATGCCGAGGTCATGACCTATTGGGAGGACCCCGAGGTTGTCGTCGAATCGATCGTCGGCGGCGAGGAATGGGCGGTTGCGATCCTCCAGTTCAGCATGACGTCCAAGGCCACAGGAGAACGCTTCACCCAGCCGATGGTGGAAGCGACGCGGGTCGAAAACGGCAAGGCCGTCGAAATCCGGATCCACTATTTCGACGCGGCGGAAGTGAAGCGCCAGGCCGGCGGATGA
- a CDS encoding thiamine pyrophosphate-dependent dehydrogenase E1 component subunit alpha, with amino-acid sequence MSDTKLDRDVLKDIYTRTMKVAQTDEKFRSLLTQGKVAVMYYPVRGQELVSGAMMAALDADDYVVCTYRGQGEQTAKGVPADLWWAECIGKATGTCKGKGGPMHITHPDSGVMVTTGVVGSGIPIANGLAMASQNNGDGRVTVTSFGDGAANIGAFHEAMNMAQLYKLPVVFLCQNNRYGEHTAYADHTDSPTIAERAAGYGMKGVRVDGNNVEEMWAAAKEAVDRARAGEGPTLIEAMCYRMMGHFFGADFSYMPEEHLAEMQAEDPLPKLRQVMLDHQFTEEELDAIVAEIDAEIDAAVEKALEAPFPDADELRKDVFEEEIAA; translated from the coding sequence ATGAGTGATACGAAATTGGATCGCGATGTCCTGAAGGATATCTATACCCGTACGATGAAGGTCGCGCAGACCGACGAGAAATTCCGCTCGCTGCTGACCCAGGGCAAGGTTGCCGTGATGTATTATCCGGTGCGCGGGCAGGAGCTCGTTTCGGGTGCGATGATGGCCGCGCTCGACGCGGACGATTATGTCGTCTGCACCTATCGCGGCCAGGGCGAGCAGACGGCGAAAGGCGTGCCCGCCGATCTCTGGTGGGCCGAATGCATCGGCAAGGCGACCGGCACCTGCAAGGGCAAGGGCGGCCCGATGCACATCACCCATCCCGATAGCGGAGTGATGGTGACCACCGGCGTCGTCGGCTCGGGCATCCCGATCGCCAACGGGCTCGCCATGGCCTCCCAGAATAACGGCGACGGGCGGGTGACGGTGACGAGCTTCGGCGATGGCGCTGCGAATATCGGGGCGTTCCACGAGGCGATGAACATGGCGCAGCTCTACAAGCTGCCGGTCGTCTTTCTCTGTCAGAACAACCGCTATGGCGAACATACCGCCTATGCCGACCATACCGACAGCCCGACCATCGCCGAGCGCGCGGCCGGGTACGGCATGAAGGGCGTGCGCGTCGACGGCAATAATGTCGAGGAGATGTGGGCGGCGGCGAAGGAGGCCGTGGACCGTGCCCGCGCCGGCGAGGGGCCGACCCTGATCGAGGCGATGTGCTACCGGATGATGGGCCACTTTTTCGGCGCCGATTTCTCCTACATGCCCGAAGAGCATCTGGCCGAGATGCAGGCCGAGGATCCGTTGCCCAAGCTGCGCCAGGTCATGCTCGATCATCAGTTCACCGAGGAAGAACTCGACGCGATCGTCGCCGAGATCGATGCCGAAATCGATGCGGCGGTCGAAAAGGCGCTCGAAGCGCCGTTCCCCGATGCGGACGAACTCCGCAAGGATGTGTTCGAAGAGGAGATCGCGGCATGA
- a CDS encoding glutathione S-transferase family protein, producing MKLYQALGPNPRVVLMFIEEKGVVIERAFVDIMAGENRQDGFRAKNPFGQVPLLETDSGDHISESVAICEYIEDKHPEPALIGATPEERAETRMLVRRVDFDVVMPMTTGFRGSEGLPLFQERMRCLPEASDGLKACAKDGMARFDSWLADRDYLAGDRFTLADIVLFAFIDFGGQVGQPLPEELANLKAWFDRVAERPGASASANPKVGLETESA from the coding sequence ATGAAACTCTACCAGGCCCTGGGGCCCAATCCGCGTGTCGTACTCATGTTTATCGAGGAAAAGGGCGTCGTGATCGAGCGCGCCTTTGTCGATATCATGGCCGGCGAGAACCGGCAGGATGGATTTCGCGCGAAGAATCCGTTCGGTCAGGTCCCGCTGCTCGAAACCGATAGCGGCGATCATATCTCCGAAAGCGTCGCGATCTGCGAATATATCGAGGACAAACATCCCGAACCCGCGCTGATCGGTGCAACGCCCGAGGAGCGCGCCGAGACCCGGATGCTCGTCCGCCGCGTCGATTTCGATGTGGTCATGCCGATGACCACGGGTTTTCGCGGGTCGGAGGGCCTGCCGCTGTTCCAGGAACGGATGCGCTGCCTGCCCGAGGCATCCGACGGGCTCAAGGCCTGTGCGAAGGACGGCATGGCGCGCTTCGATTCATGGCTGGCGGATCGCGACTATCTCGCCGGCGACCGCTTTACGCTCGCCGATATCGTTCTCTTCGCCTTTATCGATTTCGGCGGGCAAGTGGGCCAGCCTTTGCCGGAGGAACTGGCGAATCTGAAGGCGTGGTTCGACCGCGTCGCCGAGCGGCCCGGTGCATCCGCCAGCGCCAACCCCAAGGTCGGTCTGGAAACCGAATCCGCCTGA
- a CDS encoding aromatic ring-hydroxylating oxygenase subunit alpha, translating to MDEQATSPRPDDRCPDITVDDILDQDSKPVPPEVRDDEWRDLGTDAVAAERYTGDAFFEAERTKMWPNVWQFAAREEEMPEPGDHVVYNNVGRSYILVRQENGSIRAFHNVCLHRGRKLRLESGHASELQCPFHGFTWNNDGSLKQIPCQWDFQHLEERDMNLPELRVGRWAGFIFVTESDAAPELADFLAPLPDKFARWRLEECYTALWVGKVIKANWKAVSEAFMEAWHSVVTHPQILPYTGDANTRYSIWGDHANLALTPFGMPSPHLRDEKLSEEEIMEAFDQTSGRSASAGGRKLAKGKTARQSMAEANREQFLEALGYDSSDATDSEMLDAFTYNVFPNMAPWGGFAPNIVYRWRPWPDQHATLMEVRILGRKPKNGDMPEAAEMRFLEEHEPWATVEEWGALGGVFDQDMENLPYVQEGLIASPNNRVELGKYQESRIRHFHQTMDKYIAGELP from the coding sequence ATGGACGAGCAAGCCACCTCGCCCCGCCCCGACGACCGCTGCCCCGACATCACCGTCGACGACATTCTCGACCAGGACTCGAAGCCGGTCCCGCCGGAAGTGCGCGACGACGAATGGCGCGACTTGGGCACCGACGCGGTCGCCGCCGAACGGTACACGGGCGATGCGTTTTTCGAAGCCGAGCGCACGAAAATGTGGCCCAATGTCTGGCAGTTCGCCGCGCGCGAGGAGGAAATGCCCGAGCCCGGCGACCATGTCGTCTACAACAATGTCGGCCGTTCCTATATTCTCGTCCGCCAGGAAAACGGCTCGATCCGCGCCTTTCACAATGTCTGCCTGCATCGCGGCCGCAAGCTGCGCCTCGAAAGCGGCCATGCGAGCGAGCTGCAATGCCCGTTTCACGGCTTTACCTGGAACAATGACGGCTCGTTGAAGCAGATTCCGTGCCAATGGGACTTCCAGCATCTCGAAGAGCGCGACATGAATTTGCCCGAACTGCGAGTCGGCCGCTGGGCCGGCTTCATCTTCGTGACGGAGAGCGATGCCGCGCCCGAACTTGCCGATTTTCTGGCGCCGCTGCCGGACAAATTCGCCCGCTGGCGGCTCGAGGAATGCTATACGGCGCTCTGGGTCGGCAAGGTCATCAAGGCGAACTGGAAGGCGGTGTCCGAGGCTTTCATGGAAGCTTGGCACTCGGTGGTCACGCATCCGCAGATTCTGCCCTATACGGGCGATGCGAACACGCGTTACTCGATATGGGGCGACCATGCGAACCTTGCGCTGACGCCGTTCGGCATGCCGAGCCCGCATCTGCGCGACGAGAAGCTGTCGGAAGAAGAGATCATGGAAGCGTTCGATCAGACATCAGGCCGGTCGGCGAGCGCCGGCGGCCGCAAGCTCGCTAAGGGCAAGACCGCGCGCCAGTCCATGGCCGAAGCCAATCGCGAACAGTTTCTCGAGGCGCTCGGCTATGACAGTTCGGACGCGACGGACAGCGAGATGCTCGACGCCTTCACCTATAACGTCTTTCCCAATATGGCGCCTTGGGGCGGCTTCGCGCCGAACATCGTCTATCGCTGGCGACCGTGGCCGGACCAGCATGCGACCTTGATGGAAGTGCGTATTCTCGGCCGCAAACCGAAGAACGGGGACATGCCCGAAGCGGCGGAAATGCGGTTCCTGGAAGAGCATGAGCCCTGGGCGACGGTCGAGGAGTGGGGCGCGCTCGGCGGCGTGTTCGACCAGGACATGGAGAATCTCCCCTATGTCCAGGAGGGGCTGATCGCGAGTCCCAACAACCGGGTCGAGCTCGGCAAATATCAGGAAAGCCGGATCCGGCATTTCCACCAGACGATGGACAAATATATCGCCGGCGAACTGCCCTAG